AAGCCACCTGCCGGATGCCGGCCTTGGCTTCGAGTTCGCGCACCAGCGGCAATACCCGCTTGCCGAAGTACTCGACTTCTTCCTGGAAGTGCAGGAAGCCAGCCAGCACCAGGTCCACGCCCACCGCCTTGAGCGCAACGATGCGCTCGGCGATCTGTTGCGGCGTGCCGATCAGGTTGGTCTTGAAGCCGTCGTTGTACTGCACCAGGTCCTCGAAACTGGACTTGGCCCAGTTACCCTCGCCTTCCGGTGAGGCCTTGCCCGCTTGTTTGGCCGCATCACCAAAGGCGTTGACCGCTTCCGGGTCGGCCTGGTCGATGATCTCGGCCAGCACGGCGCGCGCCTCTTCCTCGGTGTCACGGGCGATGATAAAGGCGTTGACGCCGACTTTGACCGAATGGTTATTGGCCGCCGCCTTGGCGCGGATGTCATCGACCTGGGCCTTGATGCCTTCCGGGGTGTTGCCGTTGGTGAAGTACCAGTCCGACACCCGCGCGGCCATGTCCCGTGCCGCTCGCGAACTGCCGCCCTGGAATACTTCCGGCTGGCCCAGCGGCTTGGGTTTGAGGGTGTAATTATTGAAGCGGTAGAAGTCGCCCTTGAAGGTGAAGTCATCCTGGGTCCAGATACCTTTCAACGAGCGGATGAACTCTTCGGAGCGGCGATAGCGCTCATCGTGCTCCAGCCACGGCTCACCAATGGCCTGGAACTCGCCCTTGAACCAGCCGCTGACGATATTCACCGCGATACGGCCATTGGTGAGCTGGTCAATGGTCGCCAGCTGCTTGGCCGCCAGCGCCGGTTGCCACGGGCCCGGCAGGATCGCCGCGATCACCTTGAGGGTCGTGGTGGCCGCGAGCAGCGCGTGGCTGAAGGCTACCGACTCATGCTGGTTCTCGGCGCCGTAGCCGGCGGTGAAGCGGATCTGGGTCAAGCCGTACTCGAAGCCGGCGGCTTCGGCCAGTTGCGCCAGTTTGCGGTTGTAGTCGATGCCCCAGTGGGTGCGTTGCTCGATCTTGCTGACCACCAGCCCACCGCTGACGTTGGGCACCCAATAGGCAAATTTCACGGCTTGCTGACTCATTGAATAGTTCCTCGCACACAGGGATGTATCCAGTTACTGAGCAGCAAGCGTGCCAGGCCGGGAAAACGCCCAGGCCAGGCGTGCTGCACCGATTGCAGCGTGGGCACGCTGATGTCCCAGACTGTGCGGGTTTGTCGATCAGCTGTTGCCAGGGCAACAGTGGCTGAAGACTTCAGCCCGTAAATACGGGCGTCGGCCCCCGGCACGGACTGTGCAATCACCTCGTATTGACCACTGCCGAGGAGCCCTGCCCATGACCGAACAACACGTCATCAATCCACTGTCCACTGGCGTCGACTACCCGCCCCTGGCCGCGCGCTTTCGGCCGATTTTCCAGCGCATCGCTGATGGCGCAGTGGAGCGCGAACTGAGCCGCACCCTGCCCTACGAACCGATCCAGTGGCTCAAGGAGGCCGGCTTTGGCGCGGTGCGCGTGCCGGTGGAGTACGGCGGTGGCGGCGCTTCCCTGCCGCAGCTGTTCGAACTGCTGATCGAACTGGCCGAAGCCGACTCCAACGTGCCTCAAGCCCTGCGCGGGCACTTTGCCTTTGCCGAAGACCGACTCAACGCGCCGCCCAGCGCCGCCCGCGACCTGTGGTTCAAGCGCTTCGTGGACGGCGATATCGTCGGTTGCGCCTGGACCGAGATCGGCAACGTGGCCATCGGCGACGTGGTCACCCAGGTCAGCCCCGATGGCGACCAATGGACCCTCAACGGTGAAAAGTTCTACAGCACCGGCAGCATTTTCGCCGACTGGATCGACGTCTACGCCCAACGCAGCGACACCGGCGCCGACGTAATCGCCGCCACCCGCGCCCGCCAGCCAGGCGTGGTCCACAGCGATGACTGGGACGGCTTTGGCCAGCGCACCACCGGCAGCGGCACATCGCGCTTTGACCATGCGGTGGTGGAGGCAGACAACGTCATCGACTTTGCCACACGGTTCAAATACCAGACCGCGTTCTACCAGTTGGTGCTGCTCGCCAGCCTGGCGGGCATCGGCCGCGCAGCCCTGCGCGACGTGGCACACCAGGTGCGCAGCCGACAGCGCATCTACAGCCATGGCAATGCGCCCCATGTCAGCCAGGACGCGCAGGTTCAGCAAGTGGTGGGCGAAGTGGCGGCCCTGGTCTACGCCGCCGAGGCCAGCGCCTTGAAAGCCACGCTGCCGGCGCAACGGGCGTACCTGGCGCGGTTTGGTGGGGATGAAGCCGTGGAGCGCGAAGCCAATGTGGCGGCGGAAATCGAATCGGCCACTGCGCAGGTGGTGGTGTCGCAGCTTATACAGCGCGCTACCAGTGAACTGTTCAATGCGCTGGGGGCTTCGGATGTGCGCCAGGGTAAAGCGCTGGATCGACATTGGCGCAATGCGCGGACGGTGTCTTCGCATAATCCGGTGATCTACAAGGCGCGCATCGTGGGTGACTGGGTCATCAACGACACCGAACCGCCATTTGTCTGGCAAATCGGCAACGGCCCGGCCAAGGCCTGACGGCGACTCCTATGTAGGAGGGGGCTTGCCCTAATGCCACTGTAGGAGCGAGCTTGCTCGCGAAAAACGTCTAGGCAACGCGTTCATTCTGAATAAACGCGGGGGCCCTGAGTTCTTCGCGAGCAAGGGCTAGCCGCCCGCCTCGCTCCTACAAAAAGCCTTGGCTGACTGGCATTAGGGCTTGCCCCCGATAGCCATAGGTATCTACACAACCTTGTAGCAGCCTACGGTAACCACGATGCGAAGCGAGCCGCTCTTGATCTTGCTTTTGATCTTAGGCGCCCCGTTAAACCACGCTGGCCGGAATTCGACATTGATTTGGAGGGTAAACCGGCAGGGATGCCGGTTTAGCCGCCCCGCGCCATGGATGGCGCGTGGCGGCGGCCCTCCAAATCAATGTCGGATTACGGGCACACCGAGCCTGGGCGAGGTGCCGAGTGGTGGGGCAAGAGCCCTTTTGGTTACTTTTGGGGCTCTTTTCCAAAAGTGACCC
Above is a genomic segment from Pseudomonas sp. R5-89-07 containing:
- the sfnG gene encoding dimethylsulfone monooxygenase SfnG, coding for MSQQAVKFAYWVPNVSGGLVVSKIEQRTHWGIDYNRKLAQLAEAAGFEYGLTQIRFTAGYGAENQHESVAFSHALLAATTTLKVIAAILPGPWQPALAAKQLATIDQLTNGRIAVNIVSGWFKGEFQAIGEPWLEHDERYRRSEEFIRSLKGIWTQDDFTFKGDFYRFNNYTLKPKPLGQPEVFQGGSSRAARDMAARVSDWYFTNGNTPEGIKAQVDDIRAKAAANNHSVKVGVNAFIIARDTEEEARAVLAEIIDQADPEAVNAFGDAAKQAGKASPEGEGNWAKSSFEDLVQYNDGFKTNLIGTPQQIAERIVALKAVGVDLVLAGFLHFQEEVEYFGKRVLPLVRELEAKAGIRQVA
- a CDS encoding acyl-CoA dehydrogenase family protein, coding for MTEQHVINPLSTGVDYPPLAARFRPIFQRIADGAVERELSRTLPYEPIQWLKEAGFGAVRVPVEYGGGGASLPQLFELLIELAEADSNVPQALRGHFAFAEDRLNAPPSAARDLWFKRFVDGDIVGCAWTEIGNVAIGDVVTQVSPDGDQWTLNGEKFYSTGSIFADWIDVYAQRSDTGADVIAATRARQPGVVHSDDWDGFGQRTTGSGTSRFDHAVVEADNVIDFATRFKYQTAFYQLVLLASLAGIGRAALRDVAHQVRSRQRIYSHGNAPHVSQDAQVQQVVGEVAALVYAAEASALKATLPAQRAYLARFGGDEAVEREANVAAEIESATAQVVVSQLIQRATSELFNALGASDVRQGKALDRHWRNARTVSSHNPVIYKARIVGDWVINDTEPPFVWQIGNGPAKA